The genomic stretch TGTAACTCCTCTTTGAAGATTGACTTTCGTCACTCCAGGTCTTAGAATTCTCCTCTGCTGACAGAATATACAGAAATCCGAGTATCATCTAATTTGTGAAAGGAGTCTCCTCTTGGCAAGGAGTAAACAGTCACTTAAACGCCGCAGAACCGATGCGGTCAAGGCAAAAAGGAACCGCAGTAAAATGCGTGAACTCAGAAGCGCTATCAGAAATATTAAAGAATCTGACACACCTGAAGACAGGGATAAGGCCATGCGCAAAGCCCAGAGCCTTATAGACAAAGCATCTAAGAAACGCCTTCTTCACCCCAATAAGGCAAGCAGGCTCAAACATTCCATAATGTAGCAATACGGACCCTCCTTTACACTGGAAGGGTCCGGCTACCTCACCCATGGAATCTGCCCGGGAACGATATGCTGTTATACCTACAGAATGATTTAGCACCTGTTAAATTACGAATCCAGGATCGAGTATGGTGTCCTTGGGTATGACAATAATGCCATCGCGAATGCAGAAGAGTTCCGAAGAGTATTCCTGAATACCCTCTTTGTTCTCAAGTCTGCACCCTTTGCCAATTCTGACATTCTTATCGATAATCGCGTTTTTAATGAAGCAGTTCTCCCCGATACCCAGGGGCAGGATTTCGCTGTTGATATTTCTGGGATCAAGGTAGTGGCCTTCCCAGTAATCAGACCCCATGAATACGCATTTATCCATTACCGTCCCCTTGCGTACCTTTCCCCGAAGACCCACAATACATTCGTTAAAGGAAACGCCACTGACATCGGAAGCATCGCATATGATTGTATTGTTCAGTACGCAATTGTCGATTCTTGCTCCGGGAAGCGCCCTCGCCCGGGTATACAGCGGTGAAAAGCTGGTGTACATGTCGAAATCGGGGTCAGGACCTGCCATATCAAGATTGGCCTGGAAGAAACTTGATATAGTACCGATGTCGGACCAGTAACCGTTGAACGTGTGGGAGGCCACTCTATATGATCCTATGGAGTGCGGTATTATCTCGTTACCAAAATCGATTACATCAGGTTCCTTCGAAAGCACTTCTTCGAGAATATCCGGAGAGAACATGTATATCCCCATGCTTCCCAGATAAGGTCTTGAAGTGCCGATTCCTTCCTGAGTACTTTTCAGTTCATCCAGTTCGTCTTCCGATGGCTTTTCTTTGAACTTGGTGATAATACCGTCACCGCGAACTTTCATAATGCCAAGAGAGGGGGCCTCAGCAGCGGAAACAGGCTTGGTTGCGATGGTAATGTCCGCCCCGGTGCTTTCATGGTATCTGGCAAACTCATTGAAATCCATTCTGTAAAGCTGATCTCCGGAAAGGATAAGAACCAGATCGGGATACTGGTTACTGATGTACTTAAGACTCTTTCTGACAGCATCGGCGGTTCCCTGGAACCACTCCCTGTTTTCATCAGTCTGTTCTGCTGCGATAATAGAAACGAAACCATGGTTAAACCTGTCAAACCTGTACGTGCGTGCAACATGCCTGTTAAGGCTCTCGCTGTTATACTGCGTTAGAACAAGTATGTGCCTTATCTGATCGTTGATACAGTTCGAGATGGGAATATCTATCAACCTGTACTTGCCGCCTATCGGAACAGCAGGCTTGCTTCTGTCACGGGTAAGGGGAAAAAGCCTGGATCCCCTTCCTCCTCCGAGAATTACAGCAATAATCCGTTTCATGATTCCTCCTCAATATCTTCATTAAAATAGAATCAGATAGTAAAGTTGAGTCAAGTCGGAATATACCCCTAAAACTACACTATGATACTTTTCTAAATCAATACTTGACATATCTTAAATATTTCTTATGATATTATTAAGTTATTGGAGGTACAAGATGGATATTGGTAATGCCAAATGTCCCGAGTGCGGAAGATCGATGACCCCTGTTGCCTGCGAGTGCCGTAATTGTGGAATAACAATGGAGGGAAATTTCTCCGCATCAATTCTTTCCCAGCTGTCCCCTGACGACCAGGCCCTTGTGATAGCATTCGTGCACAGTTTCGGCTCGATAAAGAAAATCCAGGAACTTCTGAATGTGAGCTATCCAACAGCGAGGGCTCGTATCGCAGATCTTATCAACAGGCTTGATTCAACTATGGAAGTGACAGACAGCATTGAGAGTAAAGTTCTCGAAAAACTCGAACGGGGAGATATCACCTTCTCGGAAGCAATGGAGGAATTGTGATGCCGGCCTGCATACTTCTGCTCAGGATAAAAAACTTCATCATCCCTCTGCCATGGTTCATCATCTGGGTACTTCTCGCGCCCTTTGTTCTTATAGCATGGTTTGTGGGAAATATCGGGCTGATCTTCGATCCTGACAGCTATATATTGAAGACAGCCAGCCAATCATGGAGGATTCTCATGCTCCTGATGGGTCTTCATGGA from Candidatus Aegiribacteria sp. encodes the following:
- a CDS encoding glucose-1-phosphate adenylyltransferase; translation: MKRIIAVILGGGRGSRLFPLTRDRSKPAVPIGGKYRLIDIPISNCINDQIRHILVLTQYNSESLNRHVARTYRFDRFNHGFVSIIAAEQTDENREWFQGTADAVRKSLKYISNQYPDLVLILSGDQLYRMDFNEFARYHESTGADITIATKPVSAAEAPSLGIMKVRGDGIITKFKEKPSEDELDELKSTQEGIGTSRPYLGSMGIYMFSPDILEEVLSKEPDVIDFGNEIIPHSIGSYRVASHTFNGYWSDIGTISSFFQANLDMAGPDPDFDMYTSFSPLYTRARALPGARIDNCVLNNTIICDASDVSGVSFNECIVGLRGKVRKGTVMDKCVFMGSDYWEGHYLDPRNINSEILPLGIGENCFIKNAIIDKNVRIGKGCRLENKEGIQEYSSELFCIRDGIIVIPKDTILDPGFVI
- a CDS encoding DUF2089 domain-containing protein, whose translation is MDIGNAKCPECGRSMTPVACECRNCGITMEGNFSASILSQLSPDDQALVIAFVHSFGSIKKIQELLNVSYPTARARIADLINRLDSTMEVTDSIESKVLEKLERGDITFSEAMEEL
- the rpsT gene encoding 30S ribosomal protein S20; this translates as MARSKQSLKRRRTDAVKAKRNRSKMRELRSAIRNIKESDTPEDRDKAMRKAQSLIDKASKKRLLHPNKASRLKHSIM